One genomic window of Euleptes europaea isolate rEulEur1 chromosome 8, rEulEur1.hap1, whole genome shotgun sequence includes the following:
- the LOC130481984 gene encoding sphingomyelin phosphodiesterase 5-like: MGLRQSPYSSRFLGGADAVARELLYPSYWLLSQLLALQQTTAEKQEHRSQACPPPHALRVLAKGPLLLLLLVFYLPFCLLGLLLWLPLQAARRPFAYQHTPSQASPEEWVLPGKGKAFHFVSANVCLLPDGLAKFSNLAQTQRRAAQIGQALGRAAGQATPSHERSSRGGVCNGTGGQKYGAMESSPPRACRSYPAADGDVAIEGPLWEGKATPPWEITASFPPGMDFLCLQEVFDRDATARLLRLLGPYFEHIIHDVGTCGLLGHATLKLLNSGLFLASRYPVLAVQYHCYPNGRGEDAFASKGLLCAQVQLGASQGQRIVGYLNCTHLHAPETDAQIRCDQLTLALRWAQEFQDTHAQPGDVVAFDILCGDLNFDNCSPDDHLEQAHDIFSLYKDPCRIGPGQDKPWALGTLMNYLEIYDEAVATPETMKRTLEHAEGRQKYLAGPIQGKACPDLSASTSEGRRIDYILYREHQGPAQLKTVVERVSFITQLATCSDHMPVGLRLLVAPEAQPGA; the protein is encoded by the exons ATGGGCCTGCGACAGTCCCCCTACTCCAGCCGCTTCTTGGGGGGCGCGGATGCCGTGGCCAGAGAACTCCTGTACCCCAGCTACTGGCTGCTGAGCCAGCTGCTGGCCCTGCAGCAGACCACCGCGGAGAAGCAGGAGCACCGGAGCCAGGCGTGCCCGCCGCCCCACGCCCTCCGGGTCCTGGCCAAGgggcccctgctgctgctgctgctggtcttCTACCTGCCCTTCTGCCTGCTGGGCCTGCTGCTGTGGCTGCCCCTGCAGGCGGCACGCCGCCCCTTCGCCTACCAGCACACGCCCAGCCAGGCCTCGCCAGAGGAGTGGGTGCTGCCCGGTAAGGGCAAGGCCTTCCACTTTGTCAGCGCCAATGTTTGCCTCCTGCCGGACGGCCTGGCCAAATTCAGCAACCTGGCACAGACCCAGCGGCGTGCTGCGCAGATCGGGCAAGCCCTCGGGCGAGCTGCAGGACAGGCCACCCCGTCCCACGAGAGGAGCTCCAGAGGGGGTGTCTGCAACGGCACCGGCGGGCAGAAGTATGGGGCCATGGAATCCAGCCCTCCCCGGGCATGCCGGAGCTACCCTGCAGCGGACGGCGATGTGGCCATTGAGGGGCCCCTCTGGGAAGGGAAGGCCACTCCGCCCTGGGAGATCACGGCCTCCTTCCCTCCGGGCATGGACTTCCTGTGCCTGCAGGAGGTGTTCGACCGGGATGCCACCGCACGCCTCCTCCGCCTGCTCGGCCCCTACTTCGAGCACATCATCCACGATGTGGGCACCTGCGGGCTGCTGGGCCACGCGACCTTGAAGCTGCTGAACAGCGGGCTCTTCCTGGCCAGCCGCTACCCTGTGCTGGCCGTGCAGTACCACTGCTACCCCAACGGCAGAGGGGAAGACGCCTTCGCCTCCAAAGGACTGCTCTGCGCGCAG GTGCAGCTGGGAGCTTCCCAAGGGCAAAGGATTGTGGGATACTTGAACTGCACCCACCTGCACGCCCCAGAAA CTGACGCGCAGATCCGGTGCGACCAGCTGACCCTGGCTCTCCGTTGGGCACAGGAGTTCCAGGACACCCACGCTCAGCCGGGAGACGTGGTGGCCTTCGATATCTTGTGCGGGGATCTCAACTTCGACAACTGCTCCCCAG ACGACCATCTGGAGCAGGCCCACGATATCTTCAGCCTGTATAAAGACCCATGTCGCATCGGGCCGGGGCAGGACAAGCCATGGGCTCTTG gcaccCTGAtgaactacctggagatctacGATGAAGCTGTGGCGACCCCGGAGACCATGAAGAG GACTCTAGAGCATGCAGAGGGGCGGCAAAAGTACCTGGCAGGCCCCATCCAGGGGAAGGCGTGCCCCGACCTTTCAGCAAGCACGAGCGAGGGGCGCCGCATTGACTACATCCTTTACCGGGAGCACCAGGGCCCAGCACAGCTGAAAACA GTCGTGGAGAGGGTCTCTTTCATCACCCAGCTGGCCACCTGCTCTGACCACATGCCCGTGGGACTGCGACTCTTGGTGGCTCCTGAGGCACAGCCCGGAGCGTGA